From a single Nostoc edaphicum CCNP1411 genomic region:
- a CDS encoding GAF domain-containing protein, giving the protein MTFTDKPNESQQSLYQEGLLHRMTKQIRRSLDLQEILTTTVSEVRLFLGADRVKVYRFDADGSGEVIAESIHEQRLPSLLGLRFPVHDIPEAARDMFLLAGQRVIVDVANRKTGLSPLQSKETGKRLQTNIYYRQVDPCHIQYLQAMGVQSSLVVPILHSDLQEQSAKPKLWGLLVSHHSEPRKILKRELKVLQQVADQVAIAIAQSNLLTEAHAKQEREATINRITTLLHKLPTIQLQGALEEVITAFNGVGGRLYIQESRELYTWGDQPTLPYELDNSIIEQHPLWQNWMAEFQQGNIWTTPDLYKEPRLRVLALAFRSTEIRGLMVIPLHYREKFIGVLSIFRAEFETEILWAGQCEQNRRQLLPKLSFEVWREQKKGQAPEWKPEDMLLAQALYDHFSMAIQQQQMYKHVQALNANLEVRVQEQTAELEKSLLLTKLLKQVTEQIRRTLDLQTTLQTIVREVRPLLNSDRVLILQLKSKSVIVEEINGNWQSVLGVNAPPECFPNEYARLYCQGRVRAINNVSTASLSDCHREFLQSLQVQANLIVPINIGIELWGLIIAHECEAPRNWQDAEIDLLQQLGDQAAIAIQQAQLYEQTSDAEIEARNQAAQLEHTLHQLQETQTRLIHTEKMSGLGQLVAGIAHEINNPVNFIYGNLCHASDYTEQLLEILRLYQLHYPHPHSEIQAAIKAIDFEFLVEDFPKIMTSMQVGTERIRSIVLSLRNFSRLDEAENKRADLHEGINNTLLILQHRLKGNAEFPRIEVIKDYGNIPHVECYAGQMNQVFMNIFSNAIDALVMGTDDKEKNLCRIPTIRISTKVSADNSRLLIRISDNGPGMTEEVKKRVFDPFYTTKPVGKGTGLGLAISYQIIVEKHGGIMECISEPGKGTEFWIEIPIKPPAKING; this is encoded by the coding sequence ATGACATTTACCGATAAACCAAACGAGTCGCAGCAAAGCTTATACCAAGAAGGTTTACTGCACCGAATGACAAAACAGATCAGGCGATCGCTCGACCTCCAAGAGATATTAACAACTACCGTTAGCGAAGTGCGTTTGTTTTTGGGTGCAGATCGGGTAAAGGTGTATCGCTTTGATGCTGATGGTAGTGGTGAAGTCATTGCTGAATCTATCCATGAACAGCGTCTGCCATCTTTATTGGGGTTACGTTTCCCAGTTCATGATATTCCAGAAGCAGCTAGAGACATGTTTCTGTTAGCCGGACAACGCGTGATTGTCGATGTGGCTAATCGTAAGACAGGGTTATCGCCTCTACAGTCAAAAGAAACTGGCAAACGTCTCCAAACTAATATCTACTATCGGCAAGTAGACCCATGCCATATTCAATACCTACAGGCAATGGGCGTGCAGTCATCGTTGGTTGTGCCAATTTTACATTCCGATCTACAAGAACAATCGGCAAAGCCTAAATTGTGGGGATTATTGGTATCTCACCACAGTGAACCGCGAAAGATTTTAAAGCGGGAACTGAAAGTATTGCAACAAGTTGCTGACCAGGTAGCGATCGCGATCGCTCAAAGTAATCTACTCACTGAAGCCCATGCCAAGCAAGAGCGAGAAGCTACTATTAACCGAATTACCACACTATTACATAAACTACCGACAATCCAATTACAAGGAGCGTTAGAAGAAGTTATTACTGCCTTCAATGGAGTAGGTGGCAGACTTTACATTCAAGAGAGTCGGGAACTATACACCTGGGGCGATCAACCGACACTTCCCTACGAGTTAGATAACAGTATTATCGAACAGCATCCCTTATGGCAAAACTGGATGGCTGAGTTTCAACAAGGTAATATTTGGACAACACCTGACCTCTATAAAGAACCACGTTTGCGAGTTTTGGCTTTAGCATTCCGTTCTACTGAAATTCGTGGACTTATGGTGATTCCCTTACATTACCGCGAAAAATTTATCGGTGTATTAAGTATTTTTCGCGCTGAATTTGAAACGGAAATCTTGTGGGCCGGACAATGTGAACAAAATCGCCGACAACTGCTACCCAAACTTTCATTTGAGGTTTGGCGAGAGCAAAAAAAGGGGCAAGCACCTGAGTGGAAGCCGGAAGATATGTTATTGGCGCAAGCCTTATACGATCATTTCTCAATGGCAATTCAGCAGCAGCAAATGTACAAACACGTACAAGCTCTGAATGCCAATCTAGAAGTGCGTGTGCAAGAGCAAACTGCTGAACTCGAAAAATCATTATTGCTTACTAAACTACTCAAGCAAGTCACCGAACAGATTCGCCGCACATTAGATTTGCAGACAACTCTGCAAACTATCGTTCGGGAAGTCCGTCCCCTGCTAAATTCAGATCGGGTGCTGATTTTACAACTGAAGAGTAAATCGGTGATTGTGGAAGAGATTAATGGCAATTGGCAGTCAGTTTTGGGAGTGAATGCACCACCTGAATGCTTTCCTAATGAGTATGCACGTCTATACTGTCAGGGTAGGGTACGGGCAATTAACAACGTTTCAACAGCTTCTTTAAGTGATTGTCATCGAGAGTTTTTGCAGAGTTTACAAGTGCAAGCAAACTTAATAGTTCCGATAAATATAGGTATTGAACTATGGGGCTTAATAATTGCCCATGAATGTGAGGCTCCCAGAAATTGGCAAGATGCAGAAATTGATTTATTACAACAGCTAGGAGATCAGGCTGCGATCGCCATTCAACAAGCCCAACTCTACGAACAAACCTCTGATGCCGAAATTGAAGCCAGAAATCAAGCTGCCCAGTTAGAGCATACCCTACATCAACTCCAAGAAACACAGACAAGATTAATTCACACCGAAAAAATGTCCGGCTTAGGACAGTTGGTAGCAGGTATCGCTCACGAAATCAACAATCCTGTTAACTTTATCTACGGGAACCTGTGCCACGCCAGTGACTACACCGAACAACTGCTAGAAATTTTACGTCTCTACCAGCTACACTATCCCCATCCCCATAGTGAAATCCAAGCTGCGATCAAAGCAATCGATTTTGAATTTTTGGTAGAAGATTTCCCAAAAATTATGACCTCAATGCAAGTGGGAACCGAGCGCATCCGCTCAATAGTGCTGTCGTTACGCAATTTTTCTCGGTTGGATGAGGCTGAAAATAAGCGGGCTGACCTGCATGAAGGGATTAACAATACCTTATTAATTTTGCAACATCGGTTGAAAGGAAATGCTGAATTTCCACGCATTGAGGTAATCAAAGACTATGGCAACATCCCACACGTGGAATGCTATGCGGGCCAAATGAATCAGGTATTTATGAATATTTTCAGCAATGCCATAGATGCCCTGGTAATGGGGACTGATGACAAAGAGAAGAACCTATGCCGAATACCCACTATCCGGATTTCTACTAAAGTCTCAGCAGATAACTCTCGTCTGTTGATTCGTATTAGCGACAATGGGCCCGGAATGACTGAAGAGGTGAAAAAGCGAGTTTTTGATCCGTTTTACACTACTAAGCCTGTGGGCAAGGGCACAGGATTAGGACTAGCAATCAGCTATCAGATTATTGTCGAAAAACATGGGGGAATAATGGAGTGCATTTCAGAACCTGGGAAAGGTACAGAGTTCTGGATTGAGATTCCTATCAAGCCTCCAGCCAAAATAAATGGCTGA
- a CDS encoding metal-binding protein translates to MPSGRTHDRITMYALPFVAGVTFWQTRSSNATLLVAGGFLFGGLMFGPDLDIYSVQFQRWGFLRWIWLPYQRSLRHRSFLSHGPIIGTILRILYLGCLLAIVAIFVLVIAERLWNLSFTWQHLGRTVGRSLVQYDTEYIALFLGLELGAMSHSLSDWGGSAYKRFKKQGVRGLLPSGKIKRRKVRSGSRRPRVKK, encoded by the coding sequence ATGCCCTCTGGTCGGACGCACGATCGCATTACTATGTATGCTCTGCCATTTGTGGCGGGCGTTACTTTCTGGCAGACTCGCAGTAGCAATGCGACTTTGTTGGTTGCAGGCGGATTTCTATTTGGTGGGCTGATGTTTGGCCCCGATTTGGATATCTATTCTGTGCAATTTCAACGCTGGGGTTTCTTGCGCTGGATTTGGCTACCTTATCAAAGAAGTCTGCGTCATCGTTCTTTTTTATCCCACGGGCCGATTATTGGCACGATTTTGCGGATACTTTATCTTGGCTGCTTGCTTGCTATTGTGGCAATTTTCGTTTTGGTAATTGCTGAAAGGTTGTGGAATCTGAGTTTTACTTGGCAGCATTTGGGTCGAACTGTGGGGCGATCGCTCGTGCAATACGATACTGAATATATTGCCCTCTTTTTGGGGTTGGAACTCGGTGCGATGAGTCATTCTCTCAGCGATTGGGGCGGTTCGGCTTATAAGCGGTTTAAAAAGCAGGGGGTTCGGGGGTTGCTTCCTAGTGGCAAAATTAAGAGGCGGAAAGTGAGGAGTGGTAGTCGTCGACCGAGAGTAAAGAAATAA
- the mazG gene encoding nucleoside triphosphate pyrophosphohydrolase: MEEKNETLMALQELIEVVAKLRSPDGGCPWDLAQTSETLTPYVIEEAYEVVDAIKSGDKGAIAEELGDLLLQVVLQAQIASESGQFSLKEITQGISQKLIRRHPHVFGDVSVASVDEVRQNWEQIKAAEKGEASPDAQKFSAKLARYGRTLPPLTAAMKISQKAAAIGFEWENIQGVWDKFHEELGEFQQALAEETPERQQAELGDLLFAVIQLARWHDLDPSDALQGTNKRFVQRLEKMEAVVDRPLSDYSLNELETLWQQAKAQLAQEGSGE, from the coding sequence ATGGAAGAAAAAAATGAGACTTTGATGGCGTTGCAGGAATTGATTGAGGTGGTGGCGAAGTTGCGATCGCCTGATGGTGGTTGTCCTTGGGATTTGGCTCAAACTTCCGAAACGCTTACACCTTATGTGATTGAGGAAGCTTATGAGGTGGTGGATGCGATTAAGAGTGGGGATAAAGGTGCGATCGCAGAGGAGTTAGGCGATTTATTATTACAGGTGGTATTGCAGGCCCAAATCGCTAGCGAATCTGGGCAATTTTCTTTGAAAGAAATAACTCAGGGGATTTCCCAAAAGTTGATTCGCCGTCATCCCCATGTGTTTGGTGATGTGTCGGTGGCGAGTGTGGATGAGGTGCGGCAAAATTGGGAACAAATTAAAGCTGCGGAAAAGGGTGAAGCATCTCCAGACGCCCAAAAATTTAGTGCTAAACTCGCTCGTTATGGACGTACTCTTCCCCCATTGACGGCAGCAATGAAGATTTCCCAAAAGGCTGCGGCTATTGGGTTTGAATGGGAAAATATTCAAGGCGTTTGGGATAAGTTTCATGAGGAGTTAGGGGAGTTTCAACAGGCTTTAGCGGAGGAAACACCAGAACGACAACAAGCAGAGTTAGGTGATTTACTGTTTGCAGTTATTCAGCTAGCCCGTTGGCATGATCTTGATCCTAGCGATGCTTTGCAAGGCACAAATAAGCGATTTGTGCAGCGATTAGAAAAAATGGAGGCGGTTGTTGACCGCCCCCTTTCTGATTACAGTTTGAATGAGTTAGAAACTCTTTGGCAACAAGCAAAAGCTCAACTTGCCCAAGAAGGGAGTGGGGAGTAG
- a CDS encoding transporter substrate-binding domain-containing protein, whose amino-acid sequence MINAIATRFRQLIAGRKSPIGRYDRKNKIRRSLALYTCIGLISGILALLLMTSPGLAQKPQLQQPLLVATRVIPPFVLPNKGELSGFSIDLWRNIANQIGVESKFIEYSSVPELLSAIKENKANLGISAISITAERQESFDFSLPIFAGGLQIMVRNSETNDNAFPNILQLFFSASLLQVIGVALVLIVVAAHIIWLSERNHKDGMIPKSYFPGIFKACWWSAATLATQADEMPKGVLGRLVGIIWMFIGVLFAAYFTASATTSLTVQQLQGDIRSIDDLPGKVVATTAGSTAATYMREHKISVLEVNKIEQAYNALQTKKADAVVFDAPVLLFYAANEGKGKVQIVGSILREESYGIILPNNSPYRKPINQALLNLKENGTYQSLYDKWFDAEKS is encoded by the coding sequence ATGATAAATGCGATCGCTACTAGATTTCGGCAACTTATAGCTGGGAGAAAAAGCCCAATTGGCAGATATGACCGGAAAAACAAAATCAGGCGTTCCTTAGCACTGTATACCTGCATAGGATTAATAAGTGGAATTCTGGCATTGTTATTAATGACATCCCCAGGACTAGCCCAAAAACCACAACTCCAACAACCTTTATTAGTAGCTACACGAGTTATACCGCCCTTTGTGCTACCAAACAAAGGTGAACTATCAGGATTCAGTATCGACCTCTGGCGCAATATCGCTAACCAAATAGGTGTAGAGTCTAAATTTATTGAATATTCCTCTGTACCGGAACTGCTTTCTGCTATTAAGGAAAACAAAGCTAATTTAGGGATTTCAGCTATTTCGATTACAGCCGAACGCCAGGAGAGTTTTGATTTCTCATTACCCATTTTTGCTGGGGGGCTGCAAATCATGGTAAGAAACTCAGAAACCAACGACAATGCCTTCCCAAATATTTTGCAATTGTTTTTCTCAGCTAGCCTGTTGCAGGTAATAGGCGTTGCCCTAGTGCTAATTGTTGTAGCAGCCCATATTATTTGGTTATCTGAGCGCAATCATAAAGATGGGATGATTCCCAAATCATACTTTCCTGGCATTTTCAAAGCCTGTTGGTGGTCAGCTGCCACATTAGCCACCCAAGCTGATGAAATGCCCAAGGGAGTACTGGGACGCTTAGTAGGTATTATCTGGATGTTCATTGGAGTACTTTTTGCCGCCTACTTTACAGCCAGCGCTACTACCTCATTGACAGTACAACAGCTTCAGGGCGATATCAGGAGTATAGACGATTTACCTGGCAAGGTAGTGGCCACAACTGCGGGCAGCACAGCGGCCACATATATGCGAGAACATAAGATTTCAGTTCTAGAAGTTAACAAGATTGAGCAAGCTTACAATGCTCTGCAAACCAAAAAAGCTGATGCCGTGGTGTTTGATGCGCCTGTACTTCTTTTCTATGCTGCTAATGAAGGCAAAGGGAAAGTACAGATTGTTGGCAGTATCTTACGTGAAGAAAGCTACGGCATCATTCTGCCCAACAACAGTCCCTACCGCAAACCAATTAATCAAGCTCTACTAAATCTTAAAGAAAATGGCACTTATCAATCGCTATATGATAAGTGGTTCGATGCTGAAAAATCTTGA
- a CDS encoding aldehyde dehydrogenase family protein: MVTATVAGQQVKIGPTRLLINNEWVNSVSDRRFETINPTTGEVICEVSEADAPDVDNAVQAARNAFNSGEWRKISATRRGELLYKLADLIEQNIDELAQLETLDNGKPLQDSLGDLGLVIACYRYYAGWADKVQGKTIPINGPYFCYTRHEPVGVVGQIIPWNFPLLMQAWKLAPALATGNTVVLKTAEQTPLSALRVGELIIEAGFPPGVVNILSGYGPTAGAAIARHMDIDKVAFTGSTEVGHLIMEAAAKSNLKRVTLELGGKSPNIVFADADMDAAIAGSHDAIFFNQGQCCCAGSRLFVEEKCYDEFVARTVERAKLRVVGNPFDANTEQGPQVDKDQFDRVMSYIESGMREGAQMLCGGNRVGDKGYFIAPTVFADVRDDMKIAQEEIFGPVMSIIKFKDIDEVIQRANATMYGLAAAVWTQDITKAHAIANNLRAGTVWVNCYDVFDAAAPFGGFKQSGIGRELGEYGLQQYTEVKTVTIKL; the protein is encoded by the coding sequence ATGGTTACAGCAACAGTAGCAGGACAACAGGTCAAAATTGGCCCAACCAGGTTGCTGATTAACAATGAGTGGGTAAATAGTGTCAGCGATCGCCGATTTGAAACAATCAACCCGACTACAGGTGAGGTAATCTGCGAAGTCTCAGAAGCAGACGCCCCAGATGTAGATAACGCAGTACAAGCGGCCCGCAACGCCTTCAATAGTGGGGAATGGAGAAAGATATCTGCTACCCGGCGCGGCGAGTTGCTTTACAAGCTAGCTGACTTAATTGAGCAGAATATCGATGAGTTGGCGCAGCTAGAAACTCTCGACAACGGCAAACCATTACAAGATTCATTAGGTGATTTGGGTCTAGTCATCGCCTGCTATCGTTACTATGCAGGTTGGGCAGACAAAGTACAAGGCAAAACTATTCCGATTAACGGCCCATACTTCTGCTACACTCGCCATGAACCTGTGGGTGTAGTTGGTCAAATTATCCCCTGGAATTTTCCCTTATTGATGCAGGCGTGGAAGCTAGCACCAGCTTTAGCAACTGGTAATACTGTAGTTCTAAAAACAGCGGAACAAACACCATTATCAGCGCTGCGGGTAGGTGAGTTAATTATTGAAGCTGGTTTTCCCCCTGGTGTGGTGAATATTTTATCAGGATATGGTCCAACCGCCGGGGCTGCGATCGCTCGTCACATGGATATTGACAAAGTGGCATTTACTGGTTCCACTGAAGTCGGTCATCTAATTATGGAAGCGGCGGCCAAAAGTAATCTGAAGCGCGTCACATTAGAACTTGGTGGTAAGAGTCCTAACATTGTCTTTGCCGATGCTGATATGGATGCAGCGATCGCAGGTTCCCACGATGCCATATTCTTTAACCAAGGGCAGTGCTGTTGTGCTGGTTCGCGGCTATTTGTCGAAGAAAAATGCTACGACGAGTTCGTTGCTAGAACTGTAGAAAGAGCAAAATTGCGGGTTGTCGGTAATCCTTTCGATGCAAACACAGAACAAGGGCCGCAAGTAGACAAAGACCAATTCGATCGAGTGATGAGCTATATCGAATCTGGAATGCGCGAAGGTGCACAGATGCTATGTGGCGGTAATCGAGTCGGCGACAAGGGTTATTTTATCGCCCCCACAGTCTTTGCAGATGTCCGCGATGACATGAAGATTGCTCAAGAAGAAATCTTTGGCCCAGTGATGAGCATCATCAAATTCAAAGATATCGACGAAGTAATTCAACGGGCGAATGCCACCATGTACGGACTCGCCGCTGCGGTTTGGACTCAGGATATCACCAAGGCTCATGCGATCGCGAATAATCTCCGAGCAGGTACGGTGTGGGTAAACTGCTACGACGTATTTGATGCTGCTGCACCCTTTGGTGGATTTAAGCAGTCTGGTATTGGTCGAGAACTCGGCGAATATGGCTTGCAGCAATATACCGAAGTTAAGACCGTTACCATCAAATTGTAG
- a CDS encoding PAS domain-containing hybrid sensor histidine kinase/response regulator, which translates to MNDFSQQIETLRSRVTRLLQSSASEGYSQQELTAEAFEELQISLEELKIASEELQATRIVVEKERQRYQELFDFAPDGYLVTDTFGTILEANRTATIHLNVLQRFLVGKPLLSFIAQSDHQPFFNYLIQLQHLDRGGEWEVCLQPREKICFDVALTVVTVRNEKGKPVALRWLMRDISQRRHLELQREQLFANEQAARIAAQAAERRSNFLAEASRVLVSSLDYRTTLTSVAQLAVPTLADWCIVDVVENNLAVFSNPVIAASEPTKEALARELQQRYPIPVDADYGPPKVLRTGKPELVTNILESSLEKKASNEEHLSLLRQLQLKSHIVVPLLVRKRKLGTILFASAQPGRHYTIVDLEMAEELAQRAAFAIENAQLYRQAQEANRIKEEFLAIVSHELRTPLNSMLGWVQIIRNRKLDEAITFKALATIERNAKLQRKLIEDILDISRIVQGQIRLNICKVDLVTVIQAAIEAVHPTSEIKDIQVESNLDSSVGQVMGDAERLQQVFWNLLSNAVKFTPSGGRVEVHLEQVNLNAQITISDTGKGISADFLPYIFERFRQADSTTTRADGGLGLGLAIVHHLVEMHSGIVYAVSEGEGKGATFTVLLPLLEPQPEQLIKESEVKVDNLLVLDSLQVLVVDDNADTRELIAFVLEQSGAQVRAVSSVGEALEALGRLRPHILISDIGMPDEDGYSLIRKVRAQEAEQGAKIPAVALTAFARDEERRLALQAGFQVHVSKPIEPEKLVTVVANLVKGSKQV; encoded by the coding sequence ATGAATGATTTTAGTCAACAAATAGAGACATTGCGCTCACGGGTGACAAGATTACTGCAAAGTAGTGCAAGTGAGGGATACTCGCAACAAGAGCTAACCGCAGAAGCTTTTGAAGAACTTCAAATTTCTTTGGAGGAACTAAAAATAGCCTCCGAGGAACTACAAGCAACACGAATCGTAGTAGAGAAGGAGCGTCAGCGCTACCAAGAATTATTTGATTTTGCACCTGATGGTTACTTGGTAACTGATACATTCGGCACTATCCTCGAAGCTAATCGTACTGCAACCATACATCTCAATGTTTTACAGCGATTTTTGGTTGGCAAACCGCTGCTTAGTTTCATCGCCCAGTCAGATCATCAACCTTTTTTTAATTACCTAATTCAGTTGCAGCACCTAGACCGAGGTGGAGAATGGGAAGTGTGTTTACAACCACGAGAAAAAATCTGTTTTGATGTTGCTTTGACAGTAGTTACCGTCCGTAACGAAAAAGGTAAGCCAGTTGCTCTACGCTGGCTAATGCGCGACATTAGCCAGCGTAGGCATTTAGAGTTGCAGCGCGAGCAGTTATTTGCCAATGAGCAAGCCGCCCGGATTGCAGCCCAAGCAGCAGAGAGGCGCTCTAATTTTTTGGCTGAAGCAAGTCGTGTATTGGTATCTTCCTTGGATTACCGTACTACCCTCACCAGCGTCGCGCAATTGGCAGTGCCTACCCTCGCCGATTGGTGTATTGTGGATGTCGTTGAAAATAATTTGGCAGTTTTCAGTAACCCAGTCATCGCTGCATCTGAACCGACGAAAGAAGCACTAGCACGAGAACTCCAACAACGCTATCCAATTCCTGTTGATGCTGATTATGGCCCACCAAAGGTTTTACGGACTGGTAAGCCGGAATTAGTTACAAATATTCTTGAGTCTTCATTAGAGAAAAAAGCATCGAACGAGGAACACCTCAGTCTGCTGCGCCAACTCCAACTTAAGTCTCATATCGTTGTGCCGCTGTTGGTGCGTAAACGCAAGCTGGGGACAATTCTATTTGCATCTGCACAACCAGGACGCCATTACACTATCGTAGACCTAGAAATGGCTGAAGAACTTGCTCAACGGGCAGCGTTCGCCATTGAAAATGCCCAGCTTTATCGACAAGCCCAGGAAGCTAACCGCATTAAAGAAGAGTTTTTAGCGATCGTTTCCCACGAACTTCGTACACCTCTCAATTCTATGTTGGGTTGGGTTCAAATAATACGTAATCGAAAATTGGACGAGGCAATTACCTTTAAGGCACTGGCGACAATCGAACGGAATGCCAAACTTCAAAGAAAACTGATTGAAGATATCCTGGATATATCACGCATTGTCCAAGGACAAATCCGCCTAAATATCTGTAAAGTTGACCTTGTAACTGTAATTCAGGCGGCAATTGAAGCTGTACATCCCACATCTGAAATTAAGGATATTCAAGTTGAGTCTAATCTTGACTCCTCAGTTGGTCAGGTTATGGGTGATGCAGAACGCCTCCAGCAAGTTTTCTGGAATTTGCTCTCTAATGCCGTCAAGTTCACACCTAGCGGGGGACGAGTTGAAGTACATCTGGAACAGGTAAACTTAAATGCCCAGATAACTATCTCTGACACAGGTAAGGGAATTAGTGCTGACTTTCTACCTTATATCTTTGAGCGCTTCCGTCAAGCTGATAGCACAACGACTAGAGCAGATGGTGGTTTGGGGCTGGGGTTAGCAATTGTGCACCACTTAGTAGAAATGCACTCAGGCATAGTCTATGCAGTTAGCGAGGGGGAAGGGAAGGGAGCAACATTTACAGTGCTGTTACCTTTATTAGAACCTCAACCAGAGCAGCTAATTAAAGAAAGTGAAGTAAAAGTCGATAACCTCTTAGTGCTAGACAGCTTGCAAGTACTTGTTGTAGATGACAATGCCGATACGCGTGAGTTAATTGCCTTCGTTCTTGAACAGTCTGGAGCGCAGGTGAGGGCGGTTAGCTCAGTAGGTGAAGCCCTGGAAGCGTTAGGACGATTAAGACCACATATTCTAATCAGTGATATCGGAATGCCAGATGAGGATGGTTATTCTCTGATTCGCAAAGTACGGGCGCAGGAAGCAGAGCAAGGGGCGAAGATTCCAGCTGTAGCGCTAACGGCATTTGCTAGAGATGAAGAACGCAGACTCGCTCTGCAAGCTGGATTTCAAGTGCATGTATCCAAGCCAATCGAGCCAGAAAAGTTGGTGACAGTGGTAGCAAATCTGGTTAAAGGCAGCAAACAAGTTTAA